From Paenibacillus sp. PK3_47, the proteins below share one genomic window:
- a CDS encoding MetQ/NlpA family ABC transporter substrate-binding protein: protein MKKSLIAVLTLLVLIVAGCGNSNTSNNTSNQNAEAPAATESAEPVKIKVATLIPPMTDILDIVKPLLLEDGVDMEIVVLSDNVQPNEALANKEVDANFFQHVPYMQQFNESKGSNLVAVQPVYDAIYGGYSKKYKSVEELPEGATLVMANDPSNIGRSLQMFADAGLIKLKEGVGITGTQGDITENPKNFKFEEVDLLMLARMLDDGDLVAMTPAYASPLGLTPKKDALITEREDSEFSITLVAREDNQGSDAIQKLAARISGPEVKKFLEDNYAEIALPAFE, encoded by the coding sequence ATGAAAAAATCTTTGATAGCTGTATTAACGCTGCTCGTACTGATTGTCGCCGGTTGTGGAAACAGTAACACTAGCAACAATACCAGTAATCAAAATGCCGAAGCTCCGGCAGCTACGGAAAGCGCCGAGCCTGTAAAAATCAAAGTGGCCACCCTGATTCCGCCGATGACAGACATCCTTGATATTGTGAAGCCGCTGCTGCTTGAGGACGGAGTCGATATGGAGATTGTTGTACTGTCTGACAACGTGCAGCCGAACGAAGCGCTGGCGAACAAAGAAGTTGACGCGAACTTTTTCCAGCACGTGCCTTACATGCAGCAGTTCAATGAGAGCAAAGGCTCCAATCTGGTAGCTGTTCAACCGGTCTACGATGCCATTTACGGCGGTTACTCCAAGAAATACAAATCGGTTGAAGAGCTGCCGGAAGGCGCAACGCTGGTTATGGCCAACGATCCTTCGAACATCGGACGTTCCCTGCAAATGTTCGCGGATGCCGGACTGATTAAGCTCAAAGAAGGCGTAGGCATCACAGGCACACAAGGCGATATCACTGAAAATCCTAAAAACTTCAAGTTCGAGGAAGTTGATCTGCTGATGCTGGCCCGGATGCTGGATGACGGCGATCTGGTAGCCATGACACCGGCATATGCCAGCCCGCTCGGACTGACACCGAAGAAGGATGCGCTGATTACAGAACGCGAGGATTCCGAGTTCTCCATCACGCTGGTTGCCCGTGAGGACAATCAGGGTTCCGATGCGATCCAGAAGCTGGCTGCACGCATCAGCGGCCCGGAAGTGAAAAAGTTCCTGGAGGACAACTACGCGGAGATCGCACTGCCTGCTTTTGAATAA
- a CDS encoding ATP-binding cassette domain-containing protein, translating to MLSLSAVSKSFTLKEGLFHAVQQVSLEVEAGSVHGIIGASGAGKSTLLRLINLLERPDEGKVTVGGKVLTEMPEKLLREERQKIGMIFQHFNLVSNATVSKNVAIPLELAGVPRGERQKRVDEVLHFVGLADKAEQYPARLSGGQRQRVAIARALANSPSLLLCDEPTSALDPVTTAEILGVLKHINTALGVTIVVVTHELDVVRSICSHVSVMENGRIADSFARADGGFTLPAGHSGSYREQITGKAGKADV from the coding sequence ATTCTGTCTTTGAGTGCGGTAAGCAAGAGTTTCACGCTGAAGGAAGGCTTGTTTCATGCCGTTCAGCAGGTTTCACTTGAGGTAGAGGCAGGATCTGTTCACGGAATTATCGGGGCCAGCGGGGCAGGAAAATCGACGCTGCTGCGGCTGATTAATCTGCTGGAACGGCCTGATGAGGGCAAGGTTACAGTAGGCGGAAAAGTGCTGACTGAAATGCCGGAGAAGCTGCTAAGGGAAGAGCGGCAAAAGATAGGCATGATTTTTCAGCATTTTAATCTGGTCAGCAATGCAACCGTCAGCAAGAATGTCGCTATCCCGCTGGAGCTGGCCGGTGTGCCGCGCGGGGAACGGCAGAAGCGGGTGGATGAGGTGCTGCATTTTGTCGGTCTGGCTGACAAGGCGGAGCAGTATCCCGCCAGATTAAGCGGAGGACAGCGGCAGCGGGTAGCCATTGCCCGGGCGCTGGCGAACAGCCCGAGCCTTCTGCTGTGCGATGAACCGACTTCGGCGCTGGACCCGGTGACTACGGCAGAAATTCTCGGCGTGTTGAAGCATATCAACACAGCCCTTGGTGTGACCATTGTTGTTGTTACCCATGAGCTGGATGTGGTCCGCAGCATTTGCAGCCATGTATCCGTAATGGAGAACGGGCGGATTGCCGATTCCTTTGCCCGTGCGGATGGCGGGTTCACTCTCCCTGCAGGCCATTCCGGCTCCTACCGGGAGCAGATTACCGGCAAAGCGGGGAAAGCCGATGTTTGA
- a CDS encoding methionine ABC transporter permease has product MFESMLKYHEEMWQSIGETFVMVGFSVGAAVLLGLPLGTLLYFFRKGQLYENRGLSLTLNSIVNVVRSFPFLLLVVALIPFTRMVVGTAIGTMAATVPLSVVAIAYYSRLVEQALLEVPKGTIEAARSMGASKAALIFKFLYVEARSGLVLGLTTSTVSFISFSTVMGVVGGGGVGDFAIRYGYQRYETEVMVYAIVVMIVLVQIIQFVGSTAARLLDKR; this is encoded by the coding sequence ATGTTTGAGAGCATGCTGAAATATCATGAGGAAATGTGGCAGTCGATCGGAGAGACCTTTGTAATGGTGGGCTTTTCCGTGGGAGCAGCGGTGCTGCTGGGTCTGCCGCTGGGAACGCTGCTGTATTTTTTCCGTAAAGGGCAGCTTTATGAGAACAGGGGCTTGTCGCTCACGCTGAACAGTATCGTCAATGTGGTCCGTTCCTTTCCGTTCCTGCTGCTGGTGGTGGCACTGATTCCGTTTACCCGCATGGTCGTGGGAACAGCAATCGGGACGATGGCGGCTACCGTTCCGCTGTCCGTAGTCGCTATAGCCTATTACTCGCGGCTTGTGGAGCAGGCTTTGCTGGAGGTTCCCAAAGGCACCATTGAAGCTGCACGGTCCATGGGGGCTTCGAAGGCGGCCCTTATCTTCAAATTTCTGTATGTGGAGGCCCGGTCGGGGCTGGTGCTTGGACTCACGACTTCCACAGTCAGCTTCATTTCCTTCTCGACAGTCATGGGAGTCGTCGGCGGGGGCGGCGTAGGTGATTTTGCCATCCGTTACGGCTACCAGCGTTATGAGACGGAAGTGATGGTCTATGCCATTGTCGTAATGATTGTGCTGGTGCAGATCATTCAATTTGTCGGAAGCACGGCGGCAAGACTGCTGGATAAACGCTAG
- a CDS encoding carbohydrate ABC transporter permease: MDNRQISPHKSAGFTTKKNLGTGRIEPVLFTTFNTVFMICLVLVTLYPFLNTIAVSFNAGNDTIRGGIYLWPRDWTLQNYKAIFASGTIYDAFLVSVARTVISTILNIFLTTMLAYTLSRREYVFRKPITVIFVLTMYFSAGLIPQYFLIKDLNLLNSFWVYIFPSMISAFNMIVIRTYIGTIPESLMESAKIDGAGDFKIFMRVVFPLCKPVLATIALFVAVGAWNSWFDAFIYTSSRQHLSTLQYELMKLLSSTMNSNSNPNVAAGVGMNQESAKAMVTPLSIRAAITVVASVPILLVYPFMQKYFVVGLNVGSVKE; the protein is encoded by the coding sequence ATGGATAACCGGCAGATAAGCCCTCACAAAAGTGCAGGATTCACTACGAAAAAAAACTTAGGCACCGGCCGGATTGAACCGGTTCTGTTCACAACCTTCAATACGGTATTTATGATCTGCCTGGTGCTTGTGACCTTATATCCGTTTTTGAACACGATTGCCGTTTCATTCAATGCAGGGAATGATACCATCCGCGGCGGAATTTACCTGTGGCCCAGAGACTGGACACTGCAGAATTACAAGGCGATTTTTGCCTCGGGAACCATCTATGATGCTTTTTTGGTTTCAGTTGCACGGACAGTCATTTCTACAATTCTTAACATATTCCTGACAACGATGCTGGCTTATACCTTGAGCCGCAGGGAATATGTATTCCGCAAGCCGATTACAGTCATCTTTGTGCTGACGATGTACTTCAGCGCCGGTCTGATCCCCCAGTATTTCCTGATTAAAGATCTGAACCTGCTGAACAGCTTCTGGGTGTATATTTTTCCGTCCATGATCAGCGCCTTTAATATGATCGTTATCCGTACGTACATCGGCACCATTCCGGAAAGCCTGATGGAGTCGGCCAAGATCGACGGTGCCGGAGATTTCAAAATCTTTATGAGGGTGGTTTTTCCGTTATGCAAGCCGGTACTGGCCACCATTGCGCTGTTCGTTGCCGTAGGGGCGTGGAACTCCTGGTTTGATGCTTTTATCTATACCTCTTCCAGACAGCATCTGAGCACACTCCAGTATGAGCTGATGAAGCTGCTGTCCTCGACGATGAACTCCAACAGCAATCCTAACGTCGCAGCCGGCGTAGGGATGAACCAGGAATCGGCCAAGGCGATGGTAACACCGCTGTCAATCCGGGCAGCAATTACAGTCGTGGCATCTGTGCCGATCCTGCTGGTATATCCGTTCATGCAAAAGTACTTTGTCGTAGGCTTGAATGTCGGCAGTGTTAAAGAATAA
- a CDS encoding ABC transporter permease subunit encodes MAETLEIENVVRHPKKNKRKKKQPITWSLIKSQNQLIWMSVPLMLYIILFAYVPVWGWTMAFQNYRPGKSFSEQEWVGLKQFRFLFTDDNFLRVLRNTLAMGIINLILGFVTAIVLALLLNEIKKVFWKRTVQTISYLPHFLSWIIVTGIVATSLSINDGIVNIVLMKLHIIDEPILWLSEGKYFWGIVGASHVWKEVGWNTIIYLAAIASIDPALYEAAEIDGANRYKKMWYVTLPGIKATIVILLIMSIGHVLEAGFEVQYLLGNGLVVDWSETIDIFVLKYGLAQGNYSLATAGGIFKTVVSVTLLLMANWTAKKLGEERLL; translated from the coding sequence ATGGCTGAGACCCTAGAAATAGAAAACGTCGTCCGGCATCCGAAGAAGAACAAAAGGAAGAAAAAACAGCCGATTACCTGGTCTTTGATTAAAAGCCAGAATCAGCTTATTTGGATGTCTGTGCCTCTAATGCTCTATATTATTCTCTTTGCTTATGTACCGGTGTGGGGCTGGACCATGGCGTTCCAGAATTACCGTCCGGGCAAGTCCTTCAGCGAACAGGAATGGGTGGGCCTTAAACAGTTCAGGTTTTTGTTTACCGATGACAACTTCCTCCGGGTGCTGCGCAATACGCTGGCGATGGGGATCATCAACCTGATTCTCGGCTTTGTAACCGCGATTGTACTGGCACTGCTGCTTAACGAAATCAAGAAGGTATTCTGGAAAAGAACGGTGCAGACCATTTCTTATCTGCCCCACTTTCTGTCCTGGATTATCGTAACCGGTATTGTAGCGACCTCGCTGTCCATCAATGACGGTATTGTCAACATCGTATTAATGAAGCTGCATATTATTGACGAACCTATACTTTGGCTTAGTGAAGGCAAGTATTTCTGGGGCATAGTCGGCGCTTCACATGTGTGGAAGGAAGTCGGCTGGAATACAATTATTTATCTGGCAGCCATTGCTTCCATTGATCCGGCGCTCTATGAAGCTGCTGAAATTGACGGTGCAAACCGCTACAAAAAAATGTGGTATGTAACGTTGCCGGGTATTAAAGCAACGATTGTTATTCTGCTTATCATGTCTATAGGGCATGTGCTGGAAGCAGGCTTTGAAGTACAGTATCTGCTCGGCAACGGGCTGGTCGTGGACTGGTCGGAGACGATAGATATCTTTGTACTGAAATACGGGCTTGCCCAAGGCAACTATTCACTGGCAACAGCGGGCGGTATCTTCAAAACAGTAGTCAGTGTAACTTTGCTGCTGATGGCTAACTGGACTGCGAAGAAGCTCGGGGAAGAGAGGCTGTTATAA
- a CDS encoding endo-1,4-beta-xylanase encodes MNSFTEPALKAVFAEDFKIGAAVNPRTIITQESLLAYHFNSITAENEMKFESLHPEEDVYRFGQADELAAFARKHSLAMRGHTLVWHNQTGSWLFEEKSGRPAGKELLLARLKSHIDTVVGRYKEDIYAWDVVNEAIADEGSELLRPSKWLETAGPDFIAKAFEFAHEADPNALLFYNDYNESNPHKRDKIYTLLKSLLDQGVPVHGVGLQAHWNLYDPALDDVRAAIEKYASLGLQLQLTELDMSLFRFDDRRTDLKSPPADLLELQAERYEVLFRLLKEYREVISSVTFWGAADDYTWLDDFPVRGRKNWPFLFDEQHAPKPAFARLAGRNG; translated from the coding sequence ATGAACAGCTTTACGGAGCCTGCACTGAAGGCGGTATTTGCTGAGGATTTTAAAATCGGAGCTGCGGTTAACCCGCGGACCATTATTACGCAGGAGTCTCTGCTTGCCTACCATTTCAACAGCATTACCGCCGAGAATGAGATGAAATTTGAAAGCCTGCATCCGGAAGAGGATGTGTACAGGTTTGGGCAGGCCGATGAGCTGGCCGCCTTTGCCCGGAAGCACAGTCTGGCCATGCGCGGGCATACTCTGGTGTGGCATAACCAGACGGGCAGCTGGCTGTTTGAGGAGAAGTCAGGCCGTCCTGCCGGCAAGGAGCTATTGCTTGCCAGGCTGAAATCTCATATTGATACGGTTGTAGGCCGCTACAAAGAGGACATTTATGCCTGGGATGTAGTGAATGAAGCCATTGCCGATGAAGGCAGCGAACTGCTGCGCCCGTCCAAATGGCTGGAAACCGCCGGTCCGGATTTCATTGCCAAAGCCTTTGAATTCGCCCATGAAGCCGATCCCAACGCACTGTTATTCTATAATGACTATAATGAATCTAATCCGCATAAACGGGACAAAATCTATACCCTGCTGAAATCGCTGCTCGATCAGGGCGTACCGGTCCATGGTGTCGGGCTGCAGGCGCACTGGAATTTATACGACCCGGCGCTGGATGATGTCCGTGCGGCGATTGAGAAATACGCCTCCCTGGGACTGCAGCTGCAGCTTACAGAGCTGGATATGTCGCTGTTCCGCTTTGACGACAGGCGGACAGATCTGAAGAGTCCTCCGGCGGACCTGCTGGAGCTGCAGGCAGAGCGGTATGAAGTGCTGTTCCGCCTGCTAAAAGAATACCGTGAGGTGATTTCATCCGTCACCTTCTGGGGAGCAGCGGATGATTATACGTGGCTGGATGATTTTCCTGTCCGCGGACGCAAAAACTGGCCGTTCCTGTTCGATGAGCAGCACGCTCCGAAACCGGCGTTCGCAAGGCTGGCAGGACGGAACGGCTGA
- a CDS encoding glycoside hydrolase family 43 protein — protein MVNKVPLQYTNPVLPGFYPDPSITRAGDDYYLVCSSFEYFPGVPVFHSRDLIHWKQIGHVLDRISQLDIRSCGSSDGIYAPAIRYHAGIFYMITTDVRGRGNFYVTAADPAGPWSDPVAVPYGGIDPSLMFDDDGRVYVTAQQGAGYDSHIIQYEIDAATGTALSEPVVIWTGDGGPWLEGPHLYKINGLYYIMAASGGTAKEHREIIGRSTSPYGPFEQLPEPILTHRGIEHPIQYLGHADLIEGPGGNWWAVFLGVRLTDQGYSVLGRETFLAPVNWTEDGWPVIDNNEGVVALQMEVPEGSDWWPMPVKEGGSRLEFDTGELPFELTFLRNPAEGSWSLDERPGWLALRGQPCGINGIGQTAFIGRRQQHVCAQWSTLLEFVPGSESEQAGLCARMNERAHYEICLAVRDGHNVVAAYLTVKGETQPVAEVPVNVNKVYLKIKTDPDKYSLLYSLDGVEWILLAAGPAYALSPQAVEGNGFTGVVTGMYAAGQGAASQAVAYFDWLEYKTL, from the coding sequence ATGGTGAACAAGGTACCGCTTCAATATACTAACCCGGTTCTTCCCGGCTTCTATCCCGATCCCAGCATTACCCGGGCAGGAGATGATTATTATCTGGTCTGCAGCTCCTTTGAATACTTCCCGGGGGTGCCGGTCTTTCACAGCCGGGATCTGATCCACTGGAAGCAGATCGGCCATGTGCTGGACCGGATCAGCCAGCTGGATATCCGCAGCTGCGGCAGCTCCGACGGGATTTATGCTCCGGCAATCCGGTATCATGCGGGAATCTTTTATATGATTACAACGGATGTACGCGGCAGGGGCAACTTCTATGTTACCGCTGCCGATCCGGCCGGCCCCTGGTCAGACCCGGTCGCCGTTCCTTATGGCGGCATTGATCCTTCCCTTATGTTCGATGATGACGGCAGGGTATATGTGACCGCACAGCAGGGAGCGGGTTATGATTCCCATATCATCCAGTATGAGATTGATGCCGCTACCGGAACGGCGCTGAGCGAACCTGTAGTCATCTGGACCGGCGACGGCGGACCTTGGCTGGAAGGACCGCATTTATACAAAATTAACGGACTCTATTATATTATGGCGGCTTCAGGCGGCACCGCGAAGGAGCACCGTGAAATTATCGGACGCAGTACTTCGCCGTACGGGCCGTTTGAGCAGCTGCCTGAGCCGATTCTGACACACAGGGGAATTGAGCATCCGATCCAGTATCTGGGCCATGCCGACCTCATAGAGGGTCCCGGCGGGAACTGGTGGGCTGTCTTTCTGGGCGTACGGCTAACGGACCAAGGGTACAGTGTGCTGGGAAGAGAAACCTTTCTGGCCCCGGTCAATTGGACAGAAGACGGCTGGCCGGTAATTGACAATAATGAAGGTGTTGTGGCGCTGCAGATGGAGGTTCCCGAGGGTTCGGACTGGTGGCCTATGCCGGTGAAGGAGGGCGGGAGCAGATTGGAATTCGATACGGGGGAGCTTCCGTTCGAATTGACCTTTCTGCGCAATCCGGCGGAGGGCAGCTGGTCGCTGGATGAACGTCCGGGCTGGCTGGCGCTCCGGGGGCAGCCCTGCGGTATAAACGGCATCGGCCAGACCGCCTTTATCGGCAGGAGGCAGCAGCATGTATGTGCGCAGTGGAGCACACTGCTGGAGTTCGTACCGGGGAGCGAAAGCGAACAGGCCGGACTCTGTGCGCGAATGAATGAGCGGGCGCATTATGAGATTTGCCTCGCTGTGCGGGACGGGCATAACGTTGTAGCAGCGTATTTGACGGTAAAGGGTGAAACCCAGCCCGTCGCAGAAGTACCGGTGAATGTGAATAAAGTATATCTGAAAATTAAGACAGACCCCGATAAATATTCCCTGCTCTATTCCCTGGACGGAGTGGAGTGGATTCTGTTGGCTGCAGGACCGGCGTATGCCTTGTCTCCCCAGGCAGTGGAAGGCAACGGCTTTACCGGAGTGGTTACCGGCATGTATGCCGCAGGCCAAGGCGCGGCTTCGCAGGCGGTGGCGTATTTTGACTGGCTGGAGTATAAGACGTTGTAG
- a CDS encoding FtsX-like permease family protein — protein MKSLRASPMRSLAVVCAVMLTTMLITSIFTMALSINKSMELAQMKTVGTDFHGGFKYLTLSQADTLKEHPSIREYGVSLSAGNLRNRVFRDSPVEVKRIDEAYARHGFITFIEGGLPAAENEVVLSTWALDKLGIPHAPGQQVQLDVDTGEHVLRQEFKVSGYYEADKNLSIAGLAFVSEAWVQKNLSGIDPLKSKDSGSYVNTSELSVMFSNAIDIEQKLNKVLADTGLDVPTGVNWAYTASSLSDNLINLVPYAAVVLIIMFSGYLLIYNIFYISVVRDVKLYGMLKAVGTTPRQLKRLILTQAQLLYIIGLPFGLASGYGIGVLLTPLLNTFSSEPLEATFSASPWIFAGAAVFSYLTVWIAASKPGRMAARIAPVEAARFAGVSAGRRKNKRSRRGGKPANMAFANLFRNKTKLSLMLASLSLSMILFSIIFTVIHSLDVNKYLNSFISGDVVIRNRAVVQAAGEQPGDPYKLSEAFTSSLGRIDGVNSVDNVYFKIENYTMDERIHATLDPLAETAQPESALTYYLEKDYVQLNLYGIDAGWYDLVQKDIIEGSFDKQKFASGNYVLITESIITADEYTSHYHPGDMIEYKGLGKSYEVMAVLNYDALYAATTQMYTLYGYNAFLPSAELTGTLPDGSTPPMGLSSTLHIDPAKLDSVQQIAKSLAASTDELVYKSREDYRQELGSFIRIFQTVGYGLSFVIALIGILNYINTVITGVITRRNEFALLESIGMTRRQLKKMLVCEGLYNVLLVTAITSTIGVFLTYSISKTITGNMAFTVFRMSWLPFILVVPVLAVMAYTVTLSSYRMLRKDTLIERLRQTE, from the coding sequence ATGAAAAGCCTCAGAGCCAGCCCGATGCGCAGTCTCGCCGTGGTCTGTGCAGTCATGCTGACGACAATGCTGATCACCTCGATTTTTACGATGGCCTTAAGCATCAACAAATCGATGGAGCTGGCCCAGATGAAAACCGTAGGTACCGATTTTCACGGAGGCTTCAAATATCTGACGCTGTCACAGGCAGACACCCTGAAGGAACATCCCTCCATCCGGGAATACGGAGTTTCACTTAGTGCCGGGAACCTGCGGAATAGGGTGTTCCGGGACAGTCCGGTTGAGGTAAAACGGATTGACGAGGCTTATGCCAGGCACGGCTTTATTACTTTTATAGAAGGCGGGCTGCCAGCCGCAGAGAATGAGGTTGTATTAAGCACCTGGGCACTGGACAAGCTCGGTATCCCGCATGCGCCCGGACAGCAGGTGCAGCTAGACGTTGATACCGGGGAGCATGTCCTCCGGCAGGAGTTCAAGGTCTCAGGCTATTATGAGGCGGACAAAAATTTGTCGATAGCCGGACTGGCTTTTGTGTCAGAGGCTTGGGTGCAGAAGAACCTGTCCGGGATTGATCCGCTAAAATCCAAGGACAGCGGCTCCTATGTGAACACCTCTGAGCTCAGTGTGATGTTCAGCAATGCTATTGATATCGAACAGAAGCTGAATAAGGTGCTCGCTGACACGGGCCTTGATGTACCCACCGGTGTCAATTGGGCATACACGGCTTCTTCCCTTTCGGACAATCTCATTAATCTTGTACCTTATGCTGCAGTGGTTCTCATCATCATGTTCAGCGGCTATTTGCTGATTTATAATATTTTCTACATATCCGTTGTACGGGATGTGAAGCTGTATGGAATGCTGAAGGCAGTGGGGACTACTCCACGGCAGCTCAAAAGACTCATTCTTACCCAGGCCCAGCTGCTCTATATAATCGGGCTGCCGTTCGGCCTGGCTTCCGGGTATGGAATCGGCGTGCTGCTGACACCGCTGCTGAATACTTTTTCCAGCGAACCCTTGGAGGCCACTTTTTCTGCCAGTCCGTGGATTTTTGCCGGGGCTGCTGTGTTCTCCTACCTGACGGTATGGATTGCCGCAAGCAAGCCGGGCCGGATGGCCGCGCGGATTGCTCCGGTGGAAGCGGCCCGGTTCGCAGGTGTAAGTGCAGGCCGGAGGAAAAACAAGCGTTCCAGACGCGGGGGAAAGCCCGCTAACATGGCCTTCGCCAATCTTTTCCGCAACAAAACAAAGCTCAGCCTTATGCTGGCCTCGCTTTCTCTAAGCATGATCCTGTTCAGTATTATCTTTACCGTCATCCACTCTCTGGATGTGAATAAATACCTTAACAGCTTTATATCCGGGGATGTGGTCATCCGCAATAGAGCAGTTGTGCAGGCCGCAGGCGAGCAGCCTGGTGACCCCTACAAACTGTCGGAGGCGTTCACAAGCAGCTTGGGCCGGATAGATGGAGTAAACAGTGTGGACAATGTCTATTTTAAAATTGAAAATTACACGATGGATGAAAGAATACACGCTACGCTGGACCCCCTAGCTGAAACTGCGCAGCCTGAATCGGCTTTGACTTACTATCTGGAAAAGGATTATGTTCAGCTTAATTTATACGGTATAGACGCCGGCTGGTATGATCTGGTGCAGAAGGATATCATAGAAGGCAGCTTCGACAAACAGAAGTTTGCTTCGGGAAACTATGTGCTTATTACAGAGTCCATTATTACGGCAGATGAATATACCTCCCACTATCATCCCGGTGACATGATCGAATACAAAGGTCTCGGTAAAAGCTATGAGGTTATGGCCGTTCTGAACTATGACGCACTTTATGCCGCTACTACTCAGATGTACACCCTCTACGGATATAATGCCTTCCTGCCATCCGCTGAATTGACCGGAACGCTGCCGGATGGGAGTACTCCGCCTATGGGGCTGTCATCAACGCTGCATATTGATCCTGCCAAGCTGGACAGTGTTCAGCAGATCGCCAAATCCCTTGCCGCATCCACAGATGAGCTGGTCTACAAATCCAGGGAGGATTACAGGCAGGAGCTTGGCAGCTTTATCCGCATTTTTCAGACCGTGGGCTACGGCCTCAGCTTCGTTATTGCCCTCATCGGCATTCTGAACTATATCAATACTGTAATTACCGGGGTCATTACCCGCAGAAATGAATTTGCCTTGCTGGAGAGCATCGGGATGACCCGGCGCCAGCTCAAAAAGATGCTGGTTTGTGAAGGACTGTACAATGTCCTGCTGGTGACAGCAATTACTTCAACTATAGGCGTATTTCTGACCTACAGCATCTCCAAAACGATTACGGGCAACATGGCCTTTACTGTATTCCGGATGAGCTGGCTGCCCTTTATTCTGGTCGTTCCGGTTCTGGCTGTCATGGCGTACACGGTAACCTTAAGCTCGTACCGGATGCTGCGTAAAGACACGCTGATTGAACGGCTGCGGCAGACGGAATAG